Proteins encoded in a region of the Phoenix dactylifera cultivar Barhee BC4 chromosome 3, palm_55x_up_171113_PBpolish2nd_filt_p, whole genome shotgun sequence genome:
- the LOC103706320 gene encoding probable mediator of RNA polymerase II transcription subunit 26a, with product MASNSYSLDYWRKLFRSTNTNIFEVVENAVLIAATDYPTEFAHRRDELVERIFTCRLDYRSWLPSGGEENDEKEREEERREHKVGNELRNGEAPSNEVEEASRVVCEITRIKNVLKNWREESESVLLESLQRLQSMEISIQILKETKIGRTVKHLMRHESEEIQLLAQALIDGWRNVVKEWANEGINSEDPAPDSASKPTNVEEGGLAFPPWDEAALLATQTTSMELTRIFDGIDDNGNIENCGRSQENGRRRLPKGEGEFRKREASMQMRPLEACNRLPEPHYYGEKRRSETLRETTTSILKMTLNHQLFLGDLQGQLLSTKLVLKQNFSTTKAIHSFQKRLPSSCKQ from the exons ATGGCCAGCAACTCTTATTCCCTTGATTACTGGAGGAAGCTCTTCCGCAGCACCAACACCAACATCTTCGAAGTGGTCGAGAATGCGGTCCTCATCGCCGCCACCGATTACCCGACCGAATTTGCTCATCGTAGGGATGAGCTGGTGGAGAGAATCTTCACATGCCGGCTAGACTACCGCTCTTGGTTGCCATCAGGTGGGGAGGAAAATGatgaaaaggagagagaggaagagagaagagagcatAAGGTGGGCAATGAGCTCAGGAATGGTGAGGCGCCTTCGAATGAAGTCGAGGAGGCGAGCAGAGTGGTCTGCGAGATAACAAGAATCAAGAACGTGTTGAAGAATTGGCGCGAAGAG TCTGAAAGTGTTCTCCTTGAATCACTGCAGAGGCTGCAGTCAATGGAGATTTCCATACAAATCCTCAAG GAGACCAAGATAGGAAGGACTGTAAAGCATCTGATGAGACATGAATCAGAGGAGATCCAGCTCCTTGCACAGGCTCTCATTGA TGGTTGGAGGAATGTTGTGAAGGAATGGGCCAATGAAGGGATCAATAGCGAAG ATCCAGCTCCAGATTCTGCATCCAAGCCAACTaatgtagaggagggaggtcttGCTTTTCCTCCATGGGATGAAGCAGCCCTCCTAGCAACACAAACTACCTCGATGGAACTCACAAGGATCTTCGATGGGATTGACGACAATGGAA ATATTGAAAATTGTGGACGATCTCAGGAGAACGGCAGAAGGCGGCTCCCCAAAGGTGAAGGAGAATTTAGGAAGCGCGAGGCCTCTATGCAAATGAGGCCTTTGGAAGCTTGCAATAGGCTTCCGGAGCCTCATTATTAtggagagaagagaaggagcgAGACCTTGAG GGAAACAACCACAAGCATATTGAAGATGACTCTGAACCATCAGCTGTTCCTGGGAGACCTCCAAGGACAGCTTTTGAGCACAAAGCTGGTGCTGAAACAAAATTTCAGCACAACCAAGGCCATTCACAGCTTCCAAAAACGCCTCCCTTCGTCATGCAAGCAGTAA